The window TGCTGGCCCTCCACCGTTTCGGTGCGCTGTATCGCCATCAAGTCTAAGCCCCAGAGAGCCGCGATGACAACCGCAATATTTTAACTTATTGATTTTTCATCATTTTAATCGGATAATGGTCGGCCCTTCGCCGCCATTTATCGCCTCTCCGTTTTGCCCTACACGTCATGAAACAATCAGTTTGCCGCTCATTCCGAAATGGCCCCAGCCGCAAAATGTCGTGCACTTGATCGTGAACTCACCTTTCTTGGCAGCGACGAACTCAATCACCACCGTCTTATTGCGGGGAAGGTCCCGCTCGATATCCAGCCCCATTATCCCGATTCCATGATCCCGATCGAGGGCAGTAATCTCCAAAACGACCCTATCTCCTTGATTCACTTCTATCGTGTTCGGCAAAAATTCATATTTCTTCGCAGTCATTTTAAACGTTTTGGTTTCCCCGGCGAAGAGATTGGACGAGGATGCCACCAGCGCAAGCAAGATAATGGAAAAAGCCATTATTTCTTTTTGTTTGATTTTTATCATACCGTCACCTCTTTGAACAAAATGCGGTCGCATTAGCCAAAACGAAACCGCCTGAGTTGCTTCATGCTTATCATAATCATGATCCTTAATCTGTTAAGCACAGGGTGCTGGGACCTCCGGATAAGCAGCTATCACGACTCTTGATCAGGGTACCGCCTCGATCCACCAGACGATGCCCATAGACAGATCTTCCGCATGCCGCAGATGCCATCCCGCCTTTTTAAGATTATCCATGGTACGCCGGTTGATGTTGGCGCCGGTCGCTCTCACCGCCAAAGGATTGAGCAGGTCGAAGAGCAATCCGAGCATTCGGTGGCCCGGTCGCATATGCTCCAGAAGCAGAAGCTTTCCACCCGGCTTGCACACGCGGCGTAACTCCCGCAACCCCTGAACCGGGTCCGGCACCGAGCAGAATACGAACGTGGCAAACACTGTATCGAAAAATCGGTCCGGGAAATCGAGCCGTTCAACATCCATGCAGCGGAGCTCGACCGCCGCCGCCTTGTTCTGCAGACCGGCCTGCCGTTTGGCCCTGGCCAGCATCCTTTCGCTGAAATCGATGGCGGTGACGGCCACGTCGGGAGGGTAGTAGGCCATGTTCCTGCCGGTGCCCACACCCGCTTCCAATGCCCGGGGCCCAGAGATAGAATGGCGCAGTCGGTCTCGCCAACCGCTGAAGCGCACCCTCTCAATCGGCCATTCCATCCAGTCGAAGACGGCGGCCAGACGATTGTACCGCCGCTGTATGATCTCCGTTGAATTTGGCCTGGTCCACTGCATAGATCTCCTCCAATTCTCGAGATAAAGGTTTTTCGTGCGATCTATAGTGAATCGACCATCGCGAGATCTAAAAAATCACCAGAGTAAACGCACCTCTCCGGTCTGTTTATCCACCAGCAGGTTTTCAATCACCTTTCCATGCTGATCCACCACATGTCCGGTGAAATAACGGCCTCTGTTCTCCAGATGCTTCAGTTGGAAATCTTCGGCATATTTGTCGCTCATTGCATCGCTAATGAGAACGGTGGCTGTTCCCGTGCTCATCCCTTCTTGAATGCGGCGGACTCTGTCGCTGACATCGCAGGCTTCGGCGGAATGCCCGCTGGACACCTCCTGTAGAAACTTCATGATCTGTTTTTTAGGATTCATGACTAGCCCCCTGTAGAATCGTCGTTCGTGGTACTTATGGCTATTTGTCGGAAAAGCAAAAGGGGTGCCACGACATACAACCTATTATATTCATTGATTATATTTATTTTCCGGCAAGGTACCGGCATTCAAGGACGGGTAATTCGGATACAGGTTAGGTCGCGGTCCCCAAGTTCAACCCGATAGCTGCAAATAGATACACACTTTTAAATTGCAACCTGGCCGGTGGGCGTGGTATGTAAGACCACCCTATCTTACCAATATAATTATACATATGTCCTCAAAGGCCTGAATTGGAAGATAAGTGGTTGTAATCAATGGCGCTTTAAACGGTCGCAAAGGAGAAAAAAATA is drawn from Desulfatitalea tepidiphila and contains these coding sequences:
- a CDS encoding class I SAM-dependent methyltransferase, whose amino-acid sequence is MQWTRPNSTEIIQRRYNRLAAVFDWMEWPIERVRFSGWRDRLRHSISGPRALEAGVGTGRNMAYYPPDVAVTAIDFSERMLARAKRQAGLQNKAAAVELRCMDVERLDFPDRFFDTVFATFVFCSVPDPVQGLRELRRVCKPGGKLLLLEHMRPGHRMLGLLFDLLNPLAVRATGANINRRTMDNLKKAGWHLRHAEDLSMGIVWWIEAVP
- a CDS encoding cupredoxin domain-containing protein → MIKIKQKEIMAFSIILLALVASSSNLFAGETKTFKMTAKKYEFLPNTIEVNQGDRVVLEITALDRDHGIGIMGLDIERDLPRNKTVVIEFVAAKKGEFTIKCTTFCGWGHFGMSGKLIVS